DNA from Fusarium verticillioides 7600 chromosome 4, whole genome shotgun sequence:
GCATCCCGGAAGATGTGTCGGCAAGAAGGTCAGGGTGCAGGATTTGGAAAAGGAACAGGCCCGAGTTCAGGATTTTTAATTTGAGAATAGAGATACCCAATGTCAATTAATCAATAGCAGTAATCTTAAATCAAGTTTGTTCGATAAGGCACCTAGAAATATGATCTTCAACCACCTAAGTTGGCAGGGAGGGACTAGGCCCTGTAGCTGCCAAGTTTAGTGGCTCTACCCGCTGGAGCCGAAACCTTCGGCGGCGGAGCTCCACCTAAGCTCCGGGGCTGCttacaacttcaacaagctccagGAATgccagctcatcctcatcatcaacaacctcacaAACAAATGCACGATGccccctcttctcccttcCGCCAATCCTTTACCGCGGTTGATCACGTATTaccaaactcatcatgactcctcGGGAAATCtcatctctcctctctctctcatcacaCAACCTGGTATCGCCATAACCCACGTCATTGTTGCCGCTATTCACATCAACGATGATCCGCAAAAGATTACACTCAATGATTACCACCCATCTCACCCCATTTTCCAGACTATGTGGGCTGAGCTACGCGTGCTACAAGCCTCAGGTGTGAAGGTAATGGGCATGCTAGGTGGTGCTTGCAAGGGCAGCTATGCACGACTGGATGCCGACCAAGAGACGTTTGATCGGTACTACGGCCCCGTGAAAGACATGATTCGAGAGCGCGGTCTGGACGGCCTGGATCTGGACGTTGAAGAGGAAATGACTCTGGGAGGAATTGTGCGGCTGATAGACCGTCTACGCAGCGATTTTGGGCCtactttcatcatcaccctgGCACCAGTCGCCAtgtctcttcttgacttcaccaagaaTCTCAGCGGTTTTGACTACGAGGCTCTCGAAGTGATGCGCGGCCGTGATATCGCCTGGTACAACACACAATTCTACTGCGGCTGGGGAGATTGTAGTAACCCCCTTATGTACGATCTCATGGTCCGCAAGGGCTGGCCACCCGAGAAGATCGTCATCGGACTTGT
Protein-coding regions in this window:
- a CDS encoding chitinase, whose protein sequence is MPPLLPSANPLPRLITYYQTHHDSSGNLISPLSLITQPGIAITHVIVAAIHINDDPQKITLNDYHPSHPIFQTMWAELRVLQASGVKVMGMLGGACKGSYARLDADQETFDRYYGPVKDMIRERGLDGLDLDVEEEMTLGGIVRLIDRLRSDFGPTFIITLAPVAMSLLDFTKNLSGFDYEALEVMRGRDIAWYNTQFYCGWGDCSNPLMYDLMVRKGWPPEKIVIGLVTNPENGSGYVPMNPLNMVLTTLRGRYGAFGGIMGWEYFNSLPGGKERPWEWAREMTKLLRGHLLSAPAQATRPVQPVAVESGPKAKNEDVDPDGPGGQDAPVPKQFDYYSDGLDD